A stretch of Drosophila gunungcola strain Sukarami chromosome 3L unlocalized genomic scaffold, Dgunungcola_SK_2 000002F, whole genome shotgun sequence DNA encodes these proteins:
- the LOC128257510 gene encoding uncharacterized protein LOC128257510 gives MYKVAGLVLALFAVVYAVPSTYDNEHVWIAGNLSYAVPDKAVLGGFDPYGFNTYVGRVKYLNNILPARVVVETGVAYFNTETASSKLLVYDLLVAGNNRTFVWARSFDGFFEKGAVAVGTTVQNERVFCCRAKTDGAILIGTLIPSQKVCIIKHESLALRKFDKYEVLVAK, from the exons ATGTACAAAGTAGCCGGTTTGGTTTTGGCCCTGTTTGCAGTCGTCTACGCGGTTCCGTCGACGTATG ATAATGAGCACGTGTGGATTGCTGGTAACCTCTCTTACGCCGTTCCCGACAAAGCAGTTTTGGGTGGATTCGATCCTTATGGATTCAACACCTATGTGGGCCGTGTAAAGTACCTTAACAATATCCTGCCCGCCCGCGTGGTTGTGGAAACCGGCGTCGCTTACTTTAATACCGAGACCGCCTCCTCGAAGCTCCTTGTGTACGACCTCCTCGTGGCTGGGAACAACCGGACCTTCGTCTGGGCAAGGAGTTTCGATGGATTCTTCGAGAAGGGAGCCGTTGCCGTGGGCACTACGGTCCAAAATGAGCGGGTGTTCTGCTGTCGGGCAAAGACCGATGGAGCAATCCTGATCGGCACCCTCATTCCCAGCCAGAAGGTTTGCATCATCAAGCATGAGTCCCTCGCCCTGCGCAAGTTCGACAAATACGAAGTGCTGGTGGCCAAATAG